The following are encoded together in the Drosophila sechellia strain sech25 chromosome 3R, ASM438219v1, whole genome shotgun sequence genome:
- the LOC6616848 gene encoding fasciclin-1 isoform X6, whose protein sequence is MLNAAALLLALLCAANAAAAADLADKLRDDSELSQFYSLLESNQIANSTLSLRSCTIFVPTNEAFQRYKSKTTHVLYHITTEAYTQKRLPNTVSSDMAGNPPLYITKNSNGDIFVNNARIIPSLSVETNSDGKRQIMHIIDEVLEPLTVKAGHSDTPNNPNALKFLKNAEEFNVDNIGVRTYRSQVTMAKKESVYDAAGQHTFLVPVDEGFKLSARSSLVDGKVIDGHVIPNTVIFTAAAQHDDPKASGAFEDLLKVTVSFFKQKNGKMYVKSNTIVGDAKHRVGVVLAEIVKANIPVSNGVVHLIHRPLMIIDTTVTQFLQSFKENAENGALRKFYEVIMDNGGAVLDDINSLTEVTILAPSNEAWNSSNINNVLRDRNKMRQILNMHIIKDRLNVDKIRQKNANLIAQVPTVNNNTFLYFNVRGEGADTVITVEGGGVNATVIQADVAQTNGYVHIIDHVLGVPYTTVLGKLESDPMMSDTYKMGKFSHFNDQLNNTQRRFTYFVPRDKGWQKTELDYPSAHKKLFMADFSYHSKSILERHLAISDKEYTMKDLVKFSQESGSVILPTFRDSLSIRVEEEAGRYVIIWNYKKINVYRPDVECTNGIIHVIDYPLLEEKDVVVAGGSYLPESSICIILANLIMITVAKFLN, encoded by the exons TTCTACAGCCTGCTGGAGAGCAATCAAATTGCCAACTCAACGCTTTCGCTGCGCAGCTGCACGATCTTTGTGCCCACCAATGAAGCCTTCCAGCGCTACAAGAGCAAAACCACCCATGTGCTCTATCACATTA CCACTGAGGCGTACACCCAGAAACGACTGCCGAATACCGTGTCATCGGACATGGCCGGCAATCCACCGCTGTACATCACAAAGAACTCGAACGGCGATATCTTTGTGAACAATGCCCGGATCATACCCTCGCTCAGTGTGGAGACAAACAGCGATGGCAAGCGGCAG ATCATGCACATCATCGACGAGGTACTGGAACCGCTCACAGTCAAGGCTGGCCATTCGGATACCCCCAACAATCCGAATGCTCTCAAGTTCCTGAAGAACGCCGAGGAGTTCAACGTGGACAACATCGGCGTGCGCACGTACCGCAGCCAGGTGACGATGGCCAAGAAAGAGTCGGTCTACGATGCCGCCGGACAGCACACCTTCCTGGTTCCCGTCGATGAAGGCTTCAAG CTATCTGCTCGCAGCAGCCTCGTGGACGGAAAGGTCATTGATGGCCATGTGATACCAAACACTGTAATCTTCACTGCCGCTGCCCAGCATGACGATCCCAAGGCTTCCGGCGCTTTTGAGGACCTACTTAAGGTCACCGTCAGTTTCTTCAAGCAGAAGAACGGCAAAA TGTACGTCAAGTCAAACACCATTGTGGGTGATGCCAAACACCGCGTGGGCGTGGTTCTGGCCGAGATCGTGAAGGCGAACATCCCAGTGAGCAACGGAGTAGTCCATCTGATCCATCGCCCGCTGATGATCATCGATACGACGGTCACCCAATTCCTGCAG TCGTTCAAG GAGAATGCTGAGAACGGAGCTCTGCGCAAATTCTACGAAGTTATAATGGACAATGGTGGAGCAGTTCTGGACGACATCAATAGCCTGACGGAAGTTACCATTTTGGCTCCCAGCAATGAGGCTTGGAACTCCTCGAACATCAACAATGTTTTGCG AGACCGGAACAAGATGAGGCAGATCCTGAACATGCATATCATCAAGGACCGCTTAAATGTGGACAAGATCAGGCAGAAAAATGCTAATTTG ATTGCCCAGGTGCCCACTGTCAACAACAACACTTTCCTGTACTTCAACGTTCGTGGTGAGGGAGCGGATACCGTGATAACAGTTGAGGGAGGCGGCGTGAATGCCACCGTTATCCAGGCTGATGTGGCCCAGACTAATGGTTATGTTCATATCATCGACCACGTGCTGGGCGTGCCTTACACTACAGTTCTTGGCAAACTTGAATCCGATCCCATGATGAG TGACACCTATAAGATGGGAAAATTCTCGCACTTTAATGACCAGCTGAACAACACACAACGCCGCTTCACATACTTTGTGCCCAGGGACAAGGGCTGGCAGAAGACCGAGCTGGATTACCCATCGGCTCACAAGAAGCTTTTTATGGCCGACTTTTCCTATCAT TCCAAGTCCATTCTGGAGCGTCATTTGGCTATTTCGGATAAGGAGTACACCATGAAGGATCTGGTTAAGTTTTCGCAAGAATCGGGCAGCGTTATCCTACCCACGTTCCGCGACTCTTTGAGTATCCGCGTGGAGGAGGAAGCTGGAC GCTATGTGATCATCTGGAACTACAAGAAGATCAACGTATACCGGCCCGATGTGGAGTGCACCAACGGAATCATCCACGTCATCGACTACCCACTCCTGGAGGAAAAGGATGTGGTCGTGGCCGGAGGTAGCTATTTGCCAGAATCAAGCATTTGCATCATCTTGGCCAACCTCATAATGATAACAGTAGCAAAGTTCTTGAACTAA
- the LOC6616848 gene encoding fasciclin-1 isoform X3, with protein sequence MLNAAALLLALLCAANAAAAADLADKLRDDSELSQFYSLLESNQIANSTLSLRSCTIFVPTNEAFQRYKSKTTHVLYHITTEAYTQKRLPNTVSSDMAGNPPLYITKNSNGDIFVNNARIIPSLSVETNSDGKRQIMHIIDEVLEPLTVKAGHSDTPNNPNALKFLKNAEEFNVDNIGVRTYRSQVTMAKKESVYDAAGQHTFLVPVDEGFKLSARSSLVDGKVIDGHVIPNTVIFTAAAQHDDPKASGAFEDLLKVTVSFFKQKNGKMYVKSNTIVGDAKHRVGVVLAEIVKANIPVSNGVVHLIHRPLMIIDTTVTQFLQSFKFMNENAENGALRKFYEVIMDNGGAVLDDINSLTEVTILAPSNEAWNSSNINNVLRDRNKMRQILNMHIIKDRLNVDKIRQKNANLIAQVPTVNNNTFLYFNVRGEGADTVITVEGGGVNATVIQADVAQTNGYVHIIDHVLGVPYTTVLGKLESDPMMSDTYKMGKFSHFNDQLNNTQRRFTYFVPRDKGWQKTELDYPSAHKKLFMADFSYHSKSILERHLAISDKEYTMKDLVKFSQESGSVILPTFRDSLSIRVEEEAGRYVIIWNYKKINVYRPDVECTNGIIHVIDYPLLEEKDVVVAGGSYLPESSICIILANLIMITVAKFLN encoded by the exons TTCTACAGCCTGCTGGAGAGCAATCAAATTGCCAACTCAACGCTTTCGCTGCGCAGCTGCACGATCTTTGTGCCCACCAATGAAGCCTTCCAGCGCTACAAGAGCAAAACCACCCATGTGCTCTATCACATTA CCACTGAGGCGTACACCCAGAAACGACTGCCGAATACCGTGTCATCGGACATGGCCGGCAATCCACCGCTGTACATCACAAAGAACTCGAACGGCGATATCTTTGTGAACAATGCCCGGATCATACCCTCGCTCAGTGTGGAGACAAACAGCGATGGCAAGCGGCAG ATCATGCACATCATCGACGAGGTACTGGAACCGCTCACAGTCAAGGCTGGCCATTCGGATACCCCCAACAATCCGAATGCTCTCAAGTTCCTGAAGAACGCCGAGGAGTTCAACGTGGACAACATCGGCGTGCGCACGTACCGCAGCCAGGTGACGATGGCCAAGAAAGAGTCGGTCTACGATGCCGCCGGACAGCACACCTTCCTGGTTCCCGTCGATGAAGGCTTCAAG CTATCTGCTCGCAGCAGCCTCGTGGACGGAAAGGTCATTGATGGCCATGTGATACCAAACACTGTAATCTTCACTGCCGCTGCCCAGCATGACGATCCCAAGGCTTCCGGCGCTTTTGAGGACCTACTTAAGGTCACCGTCAGTTTCTTCAAGCAGAAGAACGGCAAAA TGTACGTCAAGTCAAACACCATTGTGGGTGATGCCAAACACCGCGTGGGCGTGGTTCTGGCCGAGATCGTGAAGGCGAACATCCCAGTGAGCAACGGAGTAGTCCATCTGATCCATCGCCCGCTGATGATCATCGATACGACGGTCACCCAATTCCTGCAG TCGTTCAAG TTTATGAAC GAGAATGCTGAGAACGGAGCTCTGCGCAAATTCTACGAAGTTATAATGGACAATGGTGGAGCAGTTCTGGACGACATCAATAGCCTGACGGAAGTTACCATTTTGGCTCCCAGCAATGAGGCTTGGAACTCCTCGAACATCAACAATGTTTTGCG AGACCGGAACAAGATGAGGCAGATCCTGAACATGCATATCATCAAGGACCGCTTAAATGTGGACAAGATCAGGCAGAAAAATGCTAATTTG ATTGCCCAGGTGCCCACTGTCAACAACAACACTTTCCTGTACTTCAACGTTCGTGGTGAGGGAGCGGATACCGTGATAACAGTTGAGGGAGGCGGCGTGAATGCCACCGTTATCCAGGCTGATGTGGCCCAGACTAATGGTTATGTTCATATCATCGACCACGTGCTGGGCGTGCCTTACACTACAGTTCTTGGCAAACTTGAATCCGATCCCATGATGAG TGACACCTATAAGATGGGAAAATTCTCGCACTTTAATGACCAGCTGAACAACACACAACGCCGCTTCACATACTTTGTGCCCAGGGACAAGGGCTGGCAGAAGACCGAGCTGGATTACCCATCGGCTCACAAGAAGCTTTTTATGGCCGACTTTTCCTATCAT TCCAAGTCCATTCTGGAGCGTCATTTGGCTATTTCGGATAAGGAGTACACCATGAAGGATCTGGTTAAGTTTTCGCAAGAATCGGGCAGCGTTATCCTACCCACGTTCCGCGACTCTTTGAGTATCCGCGTGGAGGAGGAAGCTGGAC GCTATGTGATCATCTGGAACTACAAGAAGATCAACGTATACCGGCCCGATGTGGAGTGCACCAACGGAATCATCCACGTCATCGACTACCCACTCCTGGAGGAAAAGGATGTGGTCGTGGCCGGAGGTAGCTATTTGCCAGAATCAAGCATTTGCATCATCTTGGCCAACCTCATAATGATAACAGTAGCAAAGTTCTTGAACTAA